Part of the Bacillus sp. THAF10 genome is shown below.
CTGCCATAGCAGCTTGTCTTGCGGGATTTTGGCCAAGCCCTGCCTGTAAGACATTCCCCATGATCACTTCGTCTACACTATCAGGAGAAACTCCCGCCCTTGCAAGAGCCTCTTTAATAACTATTGCTCCGAGTTGTGGAGCGGAAACATCCTTTAATGCCCCACCAAAGCTTCCTATCGCTGTTCGGACAGCGCTTACAATTACTACTTCTTTATTCGACATAATTTCCTCTCCTCTCGACTGACTAATTTCTAGACAGATGTCGAAACTCCTTCTTTTTTTATAAAATTTCTATAATTCTTACGATAGGTTGTGTAAAATTGAAGGAAGGGAGAAATTTTTAATAAGGGGGAATTACTAGCATGAATTTGCCAAAGAAAGCAACCATCATTGAAGTGGGGCCTCGTGATGGCTTGCAAAATCTAAAAACTTTCGTCCCAACAGATGCAAAAGTTGAATTTATACAAGAATTGAAAAAAGCAGGAGTGCGTGAAATGGAGCTTACATCTTTCGTGTCACCAAGATGGGTTCCGCAAATGTCGGATGCGGCCTTAGTTATTGAGAGCTGCAATGATCAAGATTCAAGAAATTTTGTTCTAGTTCCAAACGAAAAAGGAATTGAGCGTCTAAAAAGTACGTCGTGTAAAAATGCGGCAGTTTTTGTAGGAGTTAGCGATACGTTTAATAAGAAGAATATAAATAAAACAACAAAAGAAAGCATGCTTGAGCTTGAGCCCTTAATTCGTGATTTAAAGGCACAAGGTTATTTTGTACGCGCATGCATTTCCACATCCTTTTATTGTCCTTACGAAGGTAAAATTCCTGTTGAGAGAGTCGTTTCATTATGCAAACAGTTTGTTGCATTTGGTGCAGATGAGTTAAGTGTTGCAGATACAGTTGGAATGGCCAACCCATTAGAGTCCTTTGAATTATTTTCCGTTTTGAAAAAAGAACTTGCTGAGATTTTCATTACCGCTCACTTCCATAATACTCGCGGCATGGCACTTGCCAATGTTTTTGCTGCGCTTCAAGCTGGAGTGGACCGTTTTGATGCCTCTGCCGGTGGCTTAGGTGGGTGTCCATTTGCCCCGGGTGCTTCAGGCAATGTTGCCACAGAAGATGTTGTTTATATGTTAGAAGAGATGGGGATCGAAACGGGAATAAACCTAAACCGAGTGGTAAAGGCTTTAGAGAACCTGTTACCACATTTAGATAAGCAATATGAAAGTCAGTATTATAAGCTTGTACAAGGCGGTGCCATTGCACAGCCTCGTGCATAAAAGTTCCACTTCCTATCCATATTAGAAAGGAAATTTTCTATGGAAGGGAGCCTAAAGAGATGTCCAAGCATAATAATCATCATGGCCCAAGTCAAAAGGGTCAGCCTCATGCTGAAAGTGCGAAGCAGACGGTTGCAGCGGAAGAAGTGGAGCGTGCAAACCACCCAACGAAACGTCAAAATTCTGAACAATAATGGAATGGTAAGCCGTATTTGAAAGTATTATCCTGACTTTTAAATACGGCTTTTTCGTTCCTCATCCACTCCTCGGAGCAAACAGCATCACAGAAACTCCCACTAGACAGATTCCAGCTCCTAACCAGTCATAAACATCTGGTGTTTTTCGATCAATTCCCCACCCCCACAGGACAGAAAGCACAATAAATACGCCTCCGTAAGCTGCGTATACTCTCCCAAAGGTTGGAAAGCTTTGAAACGTAGCAATGATTCCATACATCACGAGTGCGACTCCCCCAACAACTCCCCATGAAAGTGGTTTCCCTTCTCTTAACCATAACCAGATGAGGTACCCTCCCCCTATTTCTGCAAGACCAGCAATTAGAAAGAGTGTTAATGCTTGTATCATACTCATCATCTCCATATTTTTTTCCCATGTTACGTTCTAGTTCCCACAACTTGTACATATTTTTTAGAAAGCGAAATTCTTTTCGTCTACTCTTAGTATAGGTGGGATATAGGTGTATTACGTCTACTTTCTTGAAAATAAAAATTGTATTCTAAGTCAGTTAAGAAAACAGATTCCAGCAGTGAACGAAGAGCTCAGAATCAAAGGCAGAAAAGCAAAAGTAATCAGCGTGACCAACTTCGATGATAGTCATGTGAATGTTCATGTGGAGCTTGAAAAAATAGTAAAAAAACCGCTTGTTGACCTTTCGAAAAAGAAAAAGAAATAGCCTTAAAATGCTTGAAAATAAAAAGCACGTGAGGAAAAACATCTTGTTTACCTTTACGTGCTTTTTGTGTTGTTTGGAGTGGGCTTTTAAAGGGAGCTTTGGCACCTTTGAGGTCGTGCAGCACCTCTGCTCGACCTCTTCTTCTCGCGACCACGCTTTTTTGGGTCAAGCAGCACCCCTGCTCGACCTCTTTTTCTCTCGACCACGCTTTTTTGGGTCGTGCAGTCTCCCTGCTCGACCTCTTTTTCTCTCGACTACGCTTTTTTGGGTCGTGCAGCACCTCTGCTCGACCTCTTTTTCTCTCGACCACGCTTTTTTGGGTCGTGCAGCATCCCTGCTCGACCTCTTTTTCTTTCGACCACGCTTTTTTGGGTCGTGCAGCATCCCTGCTCGACCTCTTTTTCTCTCGACTACGCTTTTTTGGGTCGTGCAGCATCCCTGCTCGACACATGTTTCTCCGGGCAACGCTTTTTTAGGGGGTGCACCATCTCTATTTCACCTAGTTTGATACCAACTTGGCACATTCTTTTCAAAATTATCGTGATCCTTTATATTAGCTAATGAGTAACGAAGTAACAAAGCACCCTGCTCTTCGCTCATTCTTTTTCCCCACACAATTGCCGCGACGGCATGCATTGCGTCATAAAGGCTGAACAGCTGCCAAAACTCATCAGAAATTTCTTTTCCCTCATGATACCCATCAATGGCGCCAATGGAAAAGGGCACACTTACCTGAATGGCAAAAAATCCTAGCTTATGCAAATCATGAACCGGATCTCCCCAATCCATCTGTTGAAAATCTATGAAGCCAGCAAACTTACCTTTATGAAACACTAAATTGTTTGGATGAAAATCATCATGTTGAAATGTGTTGGGCCTATCGATCATTAAATGCTCATTAATCTTTATGTGATTTTCCAATAGATGTACAACACTTTTATCCACTTCCGGCATGTCTTTAAGTTCATTTAAATACTTGTCACTCTTGCGTTTTTTCACCGTGTACCAGGATTCTGCTTCAACTGGAGCAGGAAGTTGATGAAGCTTTTTCAATTCCAATCCAGCTTTAAAACCTACCTCATATTGCTCTTTTTCTGACAACAAAGGCAGTGCCACTTCTCCATCTTCACCTGCAACAAATTCGAGAATCATATAAGCACAATCCTCACAATCCAATACTCCAAATTCTATTGCCTCTGGAACATAATCAGATAGAGTAAAAAGCTCGTTTAAAATTTGAAATTCCTGTTTTCGGTTTGTAGCATCTTCTTTTGGAAAAACCCTTAGGAGATACTTATCATCTATTTTGTATTTTTTATCATGAGAAAACCCTTTTTGCAATACTTTCACATTTTCTGCATGTTTTATTAATGGTATTTTTGCAATGATTTGATGGTTCATTCTTATCCCCCCATGTTCAAAATAACCAGAAATTGATTATCTCTCATAGAGGAAAACACGTCTACTAATTTTTTCTAAAAAATGATAAAAATCAAAATTATTCCTAGCAAAATAAGGATTGTGATACCGAGGGTTTTTAAGCTCATATCAGAAACGCTACCAATAATACTTCGTGTCACTCCGTCATTAAAAGCCCCACCCGGATTTCGCTTGCTTTCCTCTTGTTTAAGCCTCTCTCTCATTTGGTAGGGTTTTTCCTTATCGGTCATTTCATCATCTCCTCGCTTGGATATTTATGTTAAAATCAGATTAGGAAATACAGGACGAATGGGGTGATTTTTTGATAGCTGCACTCCTTAGTTTTCTTGGAGATGTTTTTGCATCACTTGCTGCTTCCTTTTCTAGGAAAATAAAAAGAGATGACTAGTGATTTCACAAAATACGTTCCTTTATGAAAGGAGTTCCAAAATTGAATTTTACACTAACAAGCTTCTCAACCGACAAATATTATGTAGGTTTTAAATACCCAGCACTCGTTACCTCAATGAAGCAGTTGGACTTGCCAGAATTCTGGGAAGAGTTCTCAAAGAAGTTTATGAAAGATGAAGTAAGCAATCTTGTTGAAAAGAAAGAGGCAATTGGATACATGAGTTTTAAAAATGAAAGTAGTAAATCCTTTGAGTATTATGCTGCTTGTGAAGTAACAGAGTTTGGTGTTACACATGATTTTCACAAAATTGTCATTCCTAAAGGAGATTACTTATTTTTTGATATTCCTTTTTCCAACAAGGATGAGGAGATAGAAGCAGTTTTAAATTTCATCAGGAAGGATTCTTCAATTGAATATAAAATAAATCAAAGCTTTTGTTTTGAATCCTATCCTGAAACATTTGATCATGAAAAGGAAGAAACATCCTTGTATTTTGTCGTACCCATATTCTAAAATACTAGCTCAGTGCAATATTCTCTGAGCTAATGGACCAACCCACATTTTTATCTTTAATTACTGTCCTTCTATAACCTCTTTAACCGTTTTTAAATGGTCTACGTCATTAATAATCTTGTAGTCATCAAAATGATTTTGTCCTACCCCGTATGTCACGCTAGTAGTTTCCATCATATTTCCTTTAGGATTAGACACTAAAAAATACAGCAAATATTCATATTCTATTTGTTGTTCTTTTTGAGGCTTCTGCATCTTAATTTCTGATAGATTCTCTAATATTTTTTGAATGGTATCTGAATCACTTACATCAATGCTTCTTACAACTTCATTACTTTCCCCCTCAACCACATTTATCGTCATTTGCTGAATTGTCGTTTCTTCATGAATATATTCTTTAGCTAAGCTGTGAAAGGATAATACTTTCAACTCTTGAAACAATACAAACCCCCAAAGCAACACAATATATGCAAACGCCCCAATTGCCAACTTTTTATTAACAGTTAAAAGTTTTCTGGCTCCAACCCAAAATGCTCCTGTAACTGTGACAAACAAGTAAAATTCCAAAGAATAAAGCAATGTTTGTTCCCCCTTGTCAACCTAACAGTATTGCGAAAAATTACCCTTGAAGAGTAAAATATGAATATCTCTGTACTATTTTTCAAGCTGCAAAACTGCCTTTTAATATTTAGCAAATGGCTACTTGTAATATTTTACCACAATTAAAGCTTTATTTCTTAAATTTTCAGTAAATTTATAAAGGGGAAATCGTGATGAATCTTGTTTATGAGGTATTACCACTAGAAAGAGCGGATGAGTGCCGGGAGATATGCAATGAATTGATGGCTTTCCAAAAGTCAAAAGCGCATATTGCTCCAGAGAGATTTGATACAATGAATTTTGATACTAGGATGCTCCCTTCTATTGAAAAGGCCATACATAATTATTTGGTGGTGGTAAAGCATGAAGAACAGATTATTGGTTATGTTTATTCCAATGTTTCACCTAAACAAGCATATTCAAACGACTTTGCCACCTTCTTTGACATGGATTCTGTTGCGAAACGGAATGTGGGCTGCCTGTCTCAATTTTACATTAAAGATGGCTATCGCCAATACGGTGTAGGATCGGAGCTTTTTAAGCTAAGCATGGAATGGTTAAAACAATTTGACGATGTGGATGATTTGTTTATCTATGTGTCTAATGGCAATGAGAAGGCACTAGAGTTTTATAAACGAAAAGGATTTTATGTTAGTCATGATATTTTGGATGGCTTTATTACTGTCTTGAGAAATAACAAATAATTTTTTCCAATTCCATTTCCCCTCCAGCATTTCCAAATGGTAAAATGTATCATATAGCTAGATGGAGGTTTTCATGTGAGTCAACTAAAAAGAGTGTTCATTGTTCTTGGCATTTTATTGTCCTATATTTTGTTCGTTGGTATTTTCTTCACCAATAAAGTCATGTATATTCGCAAAAAAACGAATGAAGAAATTTTGGAGAAGGAAAGATTGCTTGGTCATTATCAGGAAGAGCTTTATGAAAAAATCCAGAAAAAAGAACTAACCATACAATCTCCATTGGGATATAACATTTATGGAGAAATGGTAGATGTACCAGGATCAAAACGATATATGATTCTTAGCCACGGAGTAACACAAAACACGTTAAATTCCATTAAGTACATGAATATTTTTTTAAAACGAGGCTGGAACGTTATTCTCTATGATCACCGCCGTCACGGAAAATCAGGTGGAAAAACAACGAGTTACGGATTTTATGAAAAGCATGACTTAAAAGCTGTAGTCGATTGGGTAAGGGAACACGCAGTGGAGGATGCCGTTATCGGAATTCACGGAGAATCCATGGGAGCTGCCACTCTCCTCATGTATGCTGGAGCTATTGAGGACGGTGCTGATTTTTATATTGCAGACTGCCCATTCTCTGACCTGGAGGAACAACTCACCTACAGGCTGAAAGCGGATTTTAACATACCAAAGCAGCTCGTGATGCCTATTGCAAACACGTTTTTACGAATTCGTGATAAGTATTCGATCCGAGATGTCTCACCAATTACTGTTATTGAAAACATTGAAAACCCTGTTCTCTTCATCCATAGTGAGCCCGATGATTTCATTCCCTTGATGATGACTCAACAGCT
Proteins encoded:
- a CDS encoding hydroxymethylglutaryl-CoA lyase produces the protein MNLPKKATIIEVGPRDGLQNLKTFVPTDAKVEFIQELKKAGVREMELTSFVSPRWVPQMSDAALVIESCNDQDSRNFVLVPNEKGIERLKSTSCKNAAVFVGVSDTFNKKNINKTTKESMLELEPLIRDLKAQGYFVRACISTSFYCPYEGKIPVERVVSLCKQFVAFGADELSVADTVGMANPLESFELFSVLKKELAEIFITAHFHNTRGMALANVFAALQAGVDRFDASAGGLGGCPFAPGASGNVATEDVVYMLEEMGIETGINLNRVVKALENLLPHLDKQYESQYYKLVQGGAIAQPRA
- a CDS encoding YnfA family protein is translated as MIQALTLFLIAGLAEIGGGYLIWLWLREGKPLSWGVVGGVALVMYGIIATFQSFPTFGRVYAAYGGVFIVLSVLWGWGIDRKTPDVYDWLGAGICLVGVSVMLFAPRSG
- a CDS encoding aminoglycoside phosphotransferase family protein; its protein translation is MNHQIIAKIPLIKHAENVKVLQKGFSHDKKYKIDDKYLLRVFPKEDATNRKQEFQILNELFTLSDYVPEAIEFGVLDCEDCAYMILEFVAGEDGEVALPLLSEKEQYEVGFKAGLELKKLHQLPAPVEAESWYTVKKRKSDKYLNELKDMPEVDKSVVHLLENHIKINEHLMIDRPNTFQHDDFHPNNLVFHKGKFAGFIDFQQMDWGDPVHDLHKLGFFAIQVSVPFSIGAIDGYHEGKEISDEFWQLFSLYDAMHAVAAIVWGKRMSEEQGALLLRYSLANIKDHDNFEKNVPSWYQTR
- a CDS encoding DUF6366 family protein, giving the protein MTDKEKPYQMRERLKQEESKRNPGGAFNDGVTRSIIGSVSDMSLKTLGITILILLGIILIFIIF
- a CDS encoding GyrI-like domain-containing protein; translation: MNFTLTSFSTDKYYVGFKYPALVTSMKQLDLPEFWEEFSKKFMKDEVSNLVEKKEAIGYMSFKNESSKSFEYYAACEVTEFGVTHDFHKIVIPKGDYLFFDIPFSNKDEEIEAVLNFIRKDSSIEYKINQSFCFESYPETFDHEKEETSLYFVVPIF
- a CDS encoding GNAT family N-acetyltransferase, with amino-acid sequence MNLVYEVLPLERADECREICNELMAFQKSKAHIAPERFDTMNFDTRMLPSIEKAIHNYLVVVKHEEQIIGYVYSNVSPKQAYSNDFATFFDMDSVAKRNVGCLSQFYIKDGYRQYGVGSELFKLSMEWLKQFDDVDDLFIYVSNGNEKALEFYKRKGFYVSHDILDGFITVLRNNK
- a CDS encoding alpha/beta hydrolase, with amino-acid sequence MFIVLGILLSYILFVGIFFTNKVMYIRKKTNEEILEKERLLGHYQEELYEKIQKKELTIQSPLGYNIYGEMVDVPGSKRYMILSHGVTQNTLNSIKYMNIFLKRGWNVILYDHRRHGKSGGKTTSYGFYEKHDLKAVVDWVREHAVEDAVIGIHGESMGAATLLMYAGAIEDGADFYIADCPFSDLEEQLTYRLKADFNIPKQLVMPIANTFLRIRDKYSIRDVSPITVIENIENPVLFIHSEPDDFIPLMMTQQLFEKKLGKKQLYVARNGMHAMSYSENREEYEKAIDEFLEEIGFGNE